One window from the genome of Novipirellula caenicola encodes:
- a CDS encoding PQQ-binding-like beta-propeller repeat protein, whose amino-acid sequence MILDTVSTTIRSLLMLAAASLLAQTMATADDWPQWMGPTRDGNYNETGVVDSIPAGGLPIKWRVPVEGGYAGPAVVGNRIYVMDYKRTKGTLVEEPDARPELEGTERLQCLDANTGKSIWTYEYPRSYRISYPAGPRATPTVVDGVVAILGAQGDLAVLDAESGKLKWHINLPEKFAAPVPTWGFAAHPLVTDDMVVTMVGGEGQAVVAFERNTGKVKWKALSSTDAGYCPASLIQAGGTTQLIAWHPHAVASLNPKTGETYWTVPLVPDYGMSISQPQRSGDYLFASGIKDKSLMLKLDADKPGVTELWAGEPKMSLSVSTMTPLIHDGLMFGTDETLGALVAAKVEDGERVWQTYEPVRPGQKRRLPAGTTFVTRHTPSGHYFLFGEEGHLSIADMDADGYHSRGQMKVIEPTQTAFGRKVVWSHPAYANQTAYVRNDKELVAIDLAKP is encoded by the coding sequence ATGATCCTGGACACTGTCTCGACAACGATTCGATCCCTGTTGATGCTTGCCGCAGCTAGTCTGTTGGCTCAAACGATGGCGACGGCCGATGATTGGCCGCAATGGATGGGGCCGACTCGCGATGGCAACTACAACGAAACCGGCGTGGTCGATTCGATCCCCGCTGGCGGACTTCCCATCAAATGGCGTGTCCCGGTCGAAGGCGGCTATGCAGGTCCTGCCGTAGTCGGCAACCGCATCTATGTGATGGATTACAAACGCACCAAGGGAACGCTGGTCGAAGAACCCGACGCAAGACCGGAACTCGAAGGGACCGAGCGACTGCAGTGCCTTGATGCCAACACCGGAAAGTCGATCTGGACCTACGAATATCCACGCAGCTACCGAATCAGCTACCCCGCGGGCCCACGTGCAACCCCGACGGTCGTCGATGGAGTCGTCGCGATCTTGGGAGCACAGGGCGACTTGGCGGTTTTGGATGCAGAGAGCGGTAAGCTCAAATGGCATATCAATTTGCCTGAAAAGTTCGCGGCCCCCGTACCCACGTGGGGCTTCGCTGCACATCCCCTTGTTACGGACGACATGGTCGTCACGATGGTCGGCGGTGAGGGCCAAGCCGTTGTCGCGTTTGAGCGAAACACCGGAAAAGTGAAATGGAAAGCGCTGTCGAGCACCGATGCAGGTTATTGTCCGGCATCGTTGATCCAAGCCGGCGGCACGACTCAATTGATTGCATGGCATCCCCATGCGGTTGCGTCACTGAATCCGAAAACGGGTGAAACCTACTGGACCGTACCCTTGGTGCCCGATTACGGCATGTCGATCAGCCAACCTCAACGCAGTGGCGATTACTTGTTTGCCAGCGGAATCAAAGACAAATCGCTGATGCTGAAACTCGACGCTGATAAACCTGGCGTGACGGAACTTTGGGCCGGGGAACCCAAAATGTCGCTGAGTGTTTCCACGATGACGCCCCTGATCCACGATGGGTTGATGTTTGGGACCGATGAAACGCTCGGGGCGTTGGTTGCAGCTAAGGTCGAAGATGGCGAGCGAGTTTGGCAAACCTACGAACCGGTTCGTCCGGGCCAAAAACGACGCTTGCCCGCCGGCACCACCTTCGTCACGCGGCATACGCCAAGTGGTCACTATTTTTTGTTTGGCGAAGAGGGCCATTTGTCGATCGCGGACATGGACGCAGACGGATACCATTCGCGAGGCCAAATGAAGGTGATCGAGCCAACCCAAACCGCGTTTGGACGCAAAGTGGTTTGGAGCCACCCGGCATACGCCAACCAAACCGCCTACGTGCGTAACGACAAAGAATTGGTCGCCATCGACTTGGCGAAACCTTGA